Proteins from one Streptococcus mitis B6 genomic window:
- a CDS encoding redoxin family protein yields MKKWQTCLLGVGSICCLAACSAKNMSDESTMKEQSKTEQVSSQTATNGQVVADFELMGVDGKTYRLSDYKGKKVYLKFWASWCSICLASLPDTDEIAKDAGDDYVVLTVVSPEHKGEQAEADFKNWYKGLDYKNFPVLIDPSGKLLESYGVRSYPTQAFIDKEGKLVKTQPGFMDKDMILKTLKEMG; encoded by the coding sequence ATGAAAAAATGGCAAACATGTCTCCTTGGAGTAGGCTCTATCTGTTGCTTGGCAGCCTGTTCGGCTAAAAATATGTCAGACGAATCTACTATGAAGGAGCAATCCAAAACAGAACAAGTCAGTTCACAAACTGCTACTAATGGTCAGGTGGTTGCTGATTTCGAACTGATGGGAGTAGATGGTAAGACCTACCGCTTGTCTGATTACAAGGGTAAGAAAGTCTATCTCAAATTCTGGGCTTCTTGGTGTTCCATCTGTCTAGCCAGTCTTCCAGATACGGATGAAATTGCTAAGGATGCTGGTGATGACTATGTGGTCTTGACGGTAGTGTCACCGGAACATAAGGGGGAACAAGCAGAAGCTGACTTCAAGAACTGGTACAAGGGCTTGGATTATAAAAATTTCCCAGTTCTAATTGACCCGTCGGGCAAACTATTGGAAAGTTATGGTGTCCGTTCTTACCCAACTCAAGCCTTTATAGACAAGGAAGGAAAGCTGGTCAAAACGCAACCTGGTTTTATGGATAAGGATATGATTTTAAAAACATTGAAAGAAATGGGGTAG
- the ccdA2 gene encoding thiol-disulfide oxidoreductase-associated membrane protein CcdA2: MDTIIFFISAFLAGILSFFSPCILPLLPVYAGVLLDDKDGSQASSGKFSISVVSLLRTLAFIAGISFIFILLGYGAGFLGNLLYAPWFQYVTGAVIILLGLHQMEVLHLQGLYKERRLQLKRKGQKGNGCSQAFLLGLTFSFAWTPCVGPVLGSVLALAASGGSGAWQGAGIMLIYTLGLALPFLVLALASSYVLKHFRKLHPYLGTLKKVGGFLIIVMGILVLLGNASILTTLFE; the protein is encoded by the coding sequence ATGGATACGATTATCTTTTTTATCAGTGCTTTTCTTGCTGGAATTCTTTCCTTCTTTTCTCCTTGTATCTTACCCTTGTTGCCAGTCTATGCAGGGGTCTTGTTGGATGACAAAGATGGTTCTCAGGCTTCTAGTGGCAAATTTTCAATCTCAGTTGTTAGTTTATTGCGAACTCTGGCCTTTATAGCGGGTATTTCTTTTATCTTTATCTTGCTGGGTTATGGAGCTGGTTTTTTAGGCAATTTGCTGTACGCCCCTTGGTTTCAGTATGTGACAGGTGCGGTTATCATTCTCTTGGGCTTGCACCAGATGGAAGTCTTACATTTGCAGGGGCTCTACAAGGAAAGAAGGCTACAATTAAAGAGAAAGGGGCAAAAGGGTAACGGTTGTAGTCAGGCATTTTTACTGGGATTGACCTTTAGTTTTGCTTGGACGCCATGTGTAGGGCCGGTTCTGGGCTCTGTTTTGGCCTTAGCGGCTTCAGGTGGCTCAGGTGCTTGGCAGGGAGCTGGTATCATGTTAATCTATACGCTGGGTCTAGCACTACCATTTTTGGTTCTAGCTCTTGCCTCCAGCTATGTTTTGAAACATTTCCGAAAGCTCCATCCTTATCTAGGAACCCTCAAAAAAGTGGGTGGTTTCCTCATTATCGTGATGGGAATCTTGGTGCTTTTGGGAAATGCTTCCATTTTGACTACATTATTTGAATAG